In Myxococcota bacterium, a single genomic region encodes these proteins:
- a CDS encoding CoA ester lyase, which translates to MAPVARLRSLLFAPAVRPDFLRRLPERGADGVVIDCEDATPPNAKAEARENARALAPELAAAGASVFVRVNAVASEWFEADVREALCPELAGIIVPKLDRTEQLREATALLAAHRLELPILAGLETALGVADARELLAHPSVFAAYFGAEDFIADMGGVRTESSQEVLYARSRVALAGRLAGVLTLDQVVTDFRNDALFRREVEEARAIGYRGKLCIHPTQVVLANEGFVPSAEEVDFARRLLAAYDAASARGLAAIDFEGQMVDEPLAARARQTLAAAEETHE; encoded by the coding sequence TTGGCTCCCGTCGCGCGCCTGCGTTCCCTGCTCTTCGCGCCCGCGGTCCGGCCCGACTTCCTGCGGCGCCTGCCCGAACGCGGCGCCGATGGCGTCGTGATCGACTGCGAGGACGCGACGCCGCCGAACGCCAAGGCCGAGGCGCGCGAGAATGCCCGCGCCCTCGCGCCCGAGCTGGCCGCCGCGGGGGCGTCGGTCTTCGTGCGGGTGAATGCGGTCGCCTCCGAATGGTTCGAGGCCGACGTGCGTGAGGCGCTCTGCCCGGAGCTCGCCGGGATCATCGTCCCGAAGCTCGATCGCACCGAACAGCTGCGGGAGGCGACGGCGCTGCTGGCGGCCCACCGGCTCGAGCTGCCGATCCTGGCCGGCCTCGAGACCGCACTCGGTGTCGCCGACGCGCGCGAGCTGCTCGCACATCCGAGTGTCTTCGCGGCCTACTTCGGCGCCGAGGACTTCATCGCTGACATGGGTGGGGTGCGCACCGAGTCGAGCCAGGAGGTGCTCTACGCGCGTTCCCGGGTGGCGCTGGCCGGGCGGCTCGCCGGTGTGCTGACCCTCGACCAGGTGGTGACCGACTTCCGCAACGACGCGCTGTTCCGGCGCGAAGTCGAGGAAGCGCGTGCCATCGGCTACCGCGGGAAGCTCTGCATCCACCCCACCCAGGTGGTACTCGCGAACGAGGGCTTCGTGCCCAGCGCGGAGGAAGTCGATTTCGCGCGGCGTCTGCTCGCAGCCTACGACGCCGCGTCGGCCCGCGGTCTGGCCGCGATCGATTTCGAAGGACAGATGGTCGACGAACCCCTGGCCGCCCGGGCGAGGCAGACCCTGGCGGCCGCCGAGGAGACCCATGAGTGA
- a CDS encoding MaoC family dehydratase — translation MSDAPRPHTGLWFEELERGRVVHHAIRRTITEADNVLFTSITMNPAWLHLDFDYAKNETEFGKPLVNSMLTLATVIGISVHETTLGTTVANLGFQEVTFPAPLFHGDTLRVETEVASARLSKSRPNQGIVRFEHRAFNQDDTLVCRAVRDALMHTRP, via the coding sequence ATGAGTGACGCACCGCGACCCCACACGGGCCTCTGGTTCGAGGAGTTGGAACGCGGCCGCGTGGTCCATCATGCGATCCGACGCACGATCACCGAAGCCGACAACGTGCTCTTCACGTCGATCACCATGAACCCCGCCTGGCTCCACCTCGACTTCGACTACGCGAAGAACGAGACCGAGTTCGGGAAGCCGCTCGTGAACTCGATGCTGACCCTCGCGACGGTGATCGGGATCAGCGTGCACGAGACCACGCTGGGCACCACCGTGGCGAACCTGGGATTCCAGGAGGTCACGTTTCCGGCGCCGCTCTTCCACGGCGACACGCTGCGAGTGGAGACGGAAGTGGCGTCGGCGCGGCTCTCGAAGTCGCGCCCGAACCAGGGCATCGTCCGCTTCGAGCACCGCGCCTTCAACCAGGACGACACCCTCGTCTGCCGCGCGGTGCGCGACGCGCTGATGCACACCCGACCTTGA
- a CDS encoding GNAT family N-acetyltransferase, translated as MRTQRLEIRPPRESDRARFVALFTNDTFMEFSDGVMTAEAASERFDRMLHVANEVAFGKQPIIERSSGTLVGYCGVDGFDFEGRRRLEWGYRLVAEARGQGYATEASAALLDLAEPAVRAEILAIIHPPNAASIRTITKLGFEFWKEAPVSGETRNLYRYTVPDSG; from the coding sequence GTGCGAACCCAGCGCCTCGAGATCCGACCGCCCCGCGAGAGCGATCGCGCGCGCTTCGTCGCGCTCTTCACGAACGACACCTTCATGGAGTTCTCCGACGGGGTGATGACCGCCGAAGCTGCCTCGGAGCGCTTCGACCGCATGCTCCACGTGGCGAACGAAGTCGCCTTCGGCAAGCAACCGATCATCGAGCGATCCAGCGGAACCCTGGTCGGCTACTGCGGCGTCGACGGGTTCGACTTCGAGGGCAGGCGGCGGCTCGAGTGGGGCTACCGCCTCGTCGCCGAGGCGCGGGGCCAGGGCTATGCCACCGAAGCCAGCGCAGCGCTCCTCGATCTCGCCGAACCGGCCGTCCGCGCAGAGATCCTCGCGATCATCCACCCGCCGAACGCGGCCTCGATCCGCACGATCACCAAGCTCGGCTTCGAGTTCTGGAAGGAAGCCCCGGTGAGCGGAGAGACCCGCAACCTCTACCGCTACACGGTTCCGGATTCAGGGTGA
- a CDS encoding acetoacetate--CoA ligase: protein MAEPLWQPSAERQEASALARFRHAVAHHGPFADTAALWRWSVDHRETFWRELWDFAGVIGDAGDRVLVDGDRMPGARWFPEARLNFAENLLRRRDDTPALLFRGEDGTRREWSWKRLWRETARWQAALAAYEIGPGDRVAAWLPNLPEAIAVMLATTSRGATFTSCSPDFGARGVLDRFGQVEPRLLVTVDAYFYGGKRHDVLAKLETVAAGLPSLEAIVLLPYASDFEEHLAPAGSLDVDAFLPPEGPAELDFPRFPFDHPLYVLYSSGTTGPPKCIVHGAGGTLLQHLKEQRLHTDVRPGDRLFYFTTLGWMMWNWLASGLASEATLQLYDGSPFHPEPTALFDYAAEERTQIFGTSAKFLDAAAKAGVSPRTSHDLSALRSVLSTGSPLVPESFDWVYRELKSDVHLASISGGTDIVSCFVLGDPTSPVYRGELQMAGLGMDVDVFDDAGRPLRGETGELVCKRPFPSMPLGFWNDDDGARYHAAYFERFPNVWCHGDFVARTEHGGFLVQGRSDAVLNPGGVRIGTAEIYRQVESLPSVEEAIAVGQDWEGDVRVVLFVKLRAAAALDEALRAEIRQRIRQHASPRHVPAHILDVPDIPRTRSGKIVELAVREVIHGRPVKNAEALANPEALEHFRDRAELSG, encoded by the coding sequence ATGGCCGAACCGCTGTGGCAACCGAGCGCCGAGCGCCAAGAGGCCTCGGCGCTCGCGCGTTTCCGACACGCCGTCGCCCACCACGGTCCTTTCGCCGATACGGCCGCGCTGTGGCGCTGGTCGGTCGATCACCGCGAGACCTTCTGGCGCGAACTCTGGGACTTCGCCGGCGTCATCGGAGACGCGGGTGACCGCGTCCTCGTCGATGGCGATCGCATGCCCGGCGCCCGCTGGTTTCCCGAGGCCCGGCTGAACTTCGCCGAGAACCTCCTGCGGCGGCGCGACGACACGCCGGCGCTGCTCTTCCGCGGCGAGGACGGCACTCGCCGGGAGTGGAGCTGGAAGCGTCTCTGGCGCGAGACCGCTCGCTGGCAGGCGGCCCTGGCCGCGTACGAGATCGGCCCAGGGGATCGCGTCGCTGCGTGGCTGCCGAACCTGCCCGAGGCGATCGCGGTGATGCTCGCGACGACCAGCCGCGGAGCGACTTTCACCTCCTGCTCCCCCGACTTCGGCGCCCGCGGCGTCCTCGACCGCTTCGGCCAGGTCGAACCGCGCCTGCTCGTGACGGTCGATGCCTATTTCTACGGCGGCAAGCGGCACGACGTCCTCGCCAAGCTGGAGACGGTGGCGGCGGGATTGCCGAGCCTCGAGGCGATCGTGCTCCTGCCCTACGCCTCCGACTTCGAGGAACACCTGGCGCCCGCCGGCAGCCTCGATGTCGACGCCTTCCTCCCGCCCGAAGGCCCGGCCGAACTCGACTTCCCGCGCTTTCCCTTCGATCACCCGCTCTACGTGCTCTACTCCTCGGGCACCACCGGTCCGCCGAAGTGCATCGTGCACGGCGCCGGCGGCACCCTGCTCCAACACCTGAAGGAGCAGCGCCTGCACACCGACGTGCGCCCCGGCGACCGGCTCTTCTACTTCACGACCCTGGGCTGGATGATGTGGAACTGGCTGGCCTCGGGCCTGGCGTCCGAGGCGACGCTCCAGCTCTACGACGGATCCCCCTTCCACCCCGAGCCAACGGCCCTCTTCGACTACGCCGCCGAGGAGCGCACCCAGATCTTCGGCACCTCGGCGAAATTCCTCGACGCGGCGGCGAAGGCCGGCGTCTCGCCGCGCACCAGCCACGATCTCTCGGCCCTGCGCAGCGTGCTGTCGACGGGCTCACCGCTGGTGCCCGAGAGCTTCGACTGGGTGTATCGCGAGCTGAAGTCCGACGTGCACCTCGCGTCGATCTCGGGCGGCACGGACATCGTGTCGTGCTTCGTGCTCGGTGACCCGACGAGCCCCGTGTACCGCGGCGAGCTGCAGATGGCGGGCCTCGGGATGGACGTCGACGTCTTCGACGACGCGGGCCGGCCGCTCCGGGGCGAGACCGGTGAGCTCGTCTGCAAGCGGCCCTTCCCATCGATGCCCCTCGGCTTCTGGAACGACGACGACGGCGCGCGCTACCACGCCGCCTACTTCGAGCGTTTCCCGAATGTCTGGTGCCACGGCGATTTCGTGGCGCGCACCGAGCACGGCGGCTTTCTCGTCCAGGGCCGCTCGGACGCGGTGCTCAACCCGGGCGGCGTGCGCATCGGGACCGCCGAGATCTATCGCCAGGTCGAGAGCCTGCCCAGCGTCGAGGAAGCCATCGCGGTCGGGCAGGATTGGGAGGGCGACGTCCGGGTGGTCCTGTTCGTCAAGCTGCGCGCCGCGGCCGCGCTCGACGAAGCGCTGCGCGCCGAGATCCGCCAGCGCATCCGCCAGCACGCCTCGCCGCGCCACGTCCCGGCCCACATCCTCGACGTGCCCGACATCCCGCGCACCCGCAGCGGCAAGATCGTCGAGCTGGCGGTTCGCGAGGTGATCCATGGCCGCCCGGTCAAGAACGCCGAGGCGCTCGCCAACCCCGAGGCCCTCGAACACTTCCGCGACCGCGCCGAGCTGTCCGGCTAG